Proteins encoded together in one Carya illinoinensis cultivar Pawnee chromosome 3, C.illinoinensisPawnee_v1, whole genome shotgun sequence window:
- the LOC122305202 gene encoding pyrophosphate-energized vacuolar membrane proton pump-like: MGDTLLPAIGTEILIPACSLVAIAFALLQWLIVSRVKLSPGGLDSAGANSGSGKNGYAEYLIEEEDGLNDHSVVLKCADIQNAIAEGATSFLFTEYRYVGIFMVAFAALIFLFLGSVEGFGTSSQPCKYDPTKLCKPALATAIFSTISFMLGAVTSVVSGFLGMKIATYANARTTLEARKGVGKAFIIAFRSGAVMGFLLAANGLLVLYITINLFKLYYGDDWGGLFESITGYGLGGSSMALFGRVGGGIYTKAADVGADLVGKVERNIPEDDPRNPAVIADNVGDNVGDIAGMGSDLFGSYAESTCAALVVASISSFGINHEFTAMLYPLIVSSVGILVCLITTLFATDFFEIKDVKEIEPALKRQLIISTILMTVGVAIVSWIALPSSFTIFNFGTQKVVKNWQVALCVAVGLWAGLIIGFVTEYYTSNAYSPVQDVADSCRTGAATNVIFGLALGYKSVIIPIFAIAVGIYVSFSFAAMYGIAMAALGMLSTIATGLAIDAYGPISDNAGGIAEMAGMSHRIRERTDALDAAGNTTAAIGKGFAIGSAALVSLALFGAYVSRAGISTVDVLSPKVFIGLLVGAMLPYWFSAMTMKSVGSAALKMVEEVRRQFNTIPGLMEGTAKPDYATCVKISTDASIKEMIPPGALVMLTPLIVGILFGVETLSGVLAGSLVSGVQIAISASNTGGAWDNAKKYIEAGASEHARTLGPKGSDPHKAAVIGDTIGDPLKDTSGPSLNILIKLMAVESLVFARFFATHGGLLFKI, encoded by the exons ATGGGTGATACGCTCTTGCCAGCAATCGGGACGGAGATTCTGATTCCGGCGTGTTCGTTGGTGGCAATCGCCTTCGCGCTGCTCCAGTGGCTCATCGTCTCCCGAGTCAAGCTCTCGCCGGGAGGCCTTGACTCCGCTGGTGCCAACAGTGGCTCCGGCAAGAATGGCTACGCCGAATACCTCATCGAGGAAGAGGACGGCCTCAACGACCACAGCGTCGTCCTGAAGTGCGCCGACATCCAGAACGCCATCGCTGAAG GAGCAACCTCCTTCCTATTTACGGAGTATAGGTATGTTGGTATTTTCATGGTGGCTTTTGCTGCATTGATATTCCTTTTCCTTGGCTCTGTGGAGGGTTTCGGCACAAGCAGCCAGCCTTGCAAGTATGATCCAACCAAGCTGTGCAAGCCTGCTCTTGCAACTGCCATCTTCAGTACCATATCATTCATGCTTGGTGCTGTCACTTCAGTGGTTTCTGGCTTCCTTGGGATGAAAATTGCTACCTATGCAAATGCCAGAACCACCTTGGAGGCAAGAAAGGGTGTTGGAAAGGCATTTATTATTGCATTTAGATCAGGTGCAGTCATGGGCTTTCTCCTTGCTGCCAATGGTCTTTTGGTGCTTTACATTACCATCAATCTCTTTAAGCTGTACTATGGCGATGATTGGGGGGGCCTCTTTGAGTCTATAACTGGTTATGGTCTTGGTGGATCTTCTATGGCTCTGTTCGGCAGAGTTGGTGGGGGTATCTATACTAAAGCTGCTGATGTTGGTGCTGATCTTGTTGGCAAGGTTGAAAGGAACATTCCTGAGGATGACCCTAGAAATCCAGCT GTCATAGCTGATAACGTTGGTGATAATGTTGGGGATATAGCTGGTATGGGATCTGATCTTTTTGGCTCATATGCTGAGTCCACCTGCGCTGCCCTGGTTGTTGCATCTATCTCCTCTTTTGGGATCAATCACGAATTTACTGCAATGCTATACCCTCTCATTGTTAGTTCTGTGGGTATCCTTGTTTGTTTGATCACCACTTTATTTGCAACGGATTTCTTTGAAATCAAGGACGTGAAAGAAATTGAGCCAGCATTGAAGAGGCAGCTCATCATTTCCACTATTTTGATGACCGTTGGGGTTGCAATTGTTAGTTGGATTGCACTCCCATCTTCCTTCACCATCTTCAACTTTGGAACTCAGAAAGTTGTGAAGAACTG GCAGGTGGCCTTGTGTGTTGCTGTTGGTTTGTGGGCTGGGCTTATTATTGGATTCGTAACTGAGTATTACACTAGCAATGCATACAG TCCTGTTCAAGATGTTGCTGATTCCTGCCGGACTGGAGCTGCTACTAATGTCATTTTTGGCCTTGCATTGGGCTACAAATCTGTCATTATTCCTATCTTTGCAATTGCTGTTGGCATCTATGTTAGTTTTAGCTTTGCTGCTATGTATGGTATTGCTATGGCTGCCCTTGGAATGCTGAGTACCATAGCTACTGGATTGGCCATTGATGCATATGGTCCAATTAGTGATAATGCTGGAGGCATTGCTGAGATGGCTGGCATGAGCCACAGGATCCGTGAGAGGACTGATGCCCTTGATGCTGCAGGGAACACCACTGCTGCTATCGGAAAG GGCTTTGCAATTGGTTCAGCTGCTCTGGTGTCCCTGGCCCTCTTTGGTGCTTATGTGAGCCGTGCTGGAATCTCAACAGTTGATGTATTGTCTCCGAAAGTGTTCATCGGTTTGCTTGTGGGAGCAATGCTTCCTTACTGGTTCTCTGCCATGACAATGAAGAGCGTGGGAAGTGCAGCTCTGAAGATGGTTGAGGAAGTGCGCAGGCAATTCAATACCATCCCAGGTCTCATGGAGGGCACTGCCAAACCTGACTATGCTACCTGTGTTAAGATCTCCACTGATGCTTCCATCAAAGAGATGATCCCACCTGGTGCCCTTGTCATGCTCACACCCCTTATTGTCGGTATCCTTTTTGGTGTGGAGACTCTATCTGGTGTCCTTGCCGGATCCCTTGTTTCTGGTGTTCAG ATTGCTATCTCTGCATCCAACACCGGTGGCGCCTGGGACAATGCAAAGAAGTATATTGAG GCTGGTGCTTCAGAGCATGCAAGAACCCTGGGTCCAAAAGGATCAGATCCACACAAGGCAGCTGTTATTGGTGATACTATTGGGGACCCACTCAAGGATACATCTGGACCATCTCTTAACATTCTCATCAAGCTAATGGCGGTCGAATCGCTCGTGTTTGCTCGCTTCTTTGCTACACATGGTGGCCTTCTCTTTAAGATCTGA
- the LOC122305204 gene encoding codeine O-demethylase-like isoform X2, translated as MALSSVEAIALMSKSVEEMSIKGEEPPLEFIVKDSTFGSIESSLSLVSIPIINISLFSSPSSSHLDPKQVEDELDKLRSALSSAGCFQAIGHGISSSLLDKVREVTKQFFALPMEEKQKYARAVNEGEGYGHDVVVSEKQILDWSYRLALNVFPEDQRRLELWPRNPTHFGEIFHEYGTRIKSVMELLYKAMAKSLKLEEDSFSKQFGERAMMQTRFNYYPPCSRPDQVLGLKPHTDKSGITVLLQDGEVEGLQVFIEDRWVRIPSIPDALLVNLGDQMQIMSNGIFKSPVHRVVTNSEKMRVSVATLSEPEPEREIGPVDCLIDEKRPRLYRNVKNYGAINYECYQQGKIALETVKI; from the exons ATGGCTCTCTCTTCTGTTGAAGCGATTGCCCTCATGTCCAAGAGTGTTGAAGAAATGTCGATCAAGGGCGAAGAACCCCCTCTTGAGTTCATCGTCAAAGATTCCACCTTTGGATCTATTGAGTCTTCTCTATCCTTGGTTTCCATTCCCATCATCAATATCAGCCTCTTCTCTTCCCCATCTTCGTCACATCTTGATCCCAAACAAGTTGAGGATGAACTTGACAAACTCAGATCAGCTCTGAGCTCTGCGGGATGCTTCCAG GCAATTGGTCATGGGATTTCAAGTTCATTGCTTGACAAAGTACGCGAAGTTACAAAACAATTCTTCGCTCTACCAATGGAAGAAAAGCAGAAGTATGCCCGAGCAGTGAACGAGGGTGAAGGGTATGGACATGATGTTGTAGTGTCAGAAAAGCAAATTCTTGACTGGTCCTATCGCCTTGCTCTCAATGTATTTCCGGAAGACCAAAGAAGGCTTGAGCTTTGGCCCCGAAACCCAACTCACTTTGG AGAGATCTTTCATGAATATGGAACAAGGATAAAGTCTGTGATGGAGCTTCTGTACAAGGCCATGGCAAAGTCATTGAAGTTGGAAGAGGATAGCTTCTCAAAACAATTTGGAGAGCGTGCAATGATGCAAACCAGGTTTAACTACTATCCACCTTGTTCCAGACCCGATCAGGTTCTTGGCCTCAAACCTCATACAGATAAGTCAGGAATTACAGTGCTCTTGCAAGATGGAGAAGTAGAAGGTCTTCAAGTTTTCATAGAAGATAGATGGGTTAGAATCCCTTCAATCCCCGATGCTCTTCTTGTGAACCTCGGTGATCAAATGCAG ATAATGAGCAACGGGATATTCAAGAGTCCAGTGCACAGGGTTGTGACCAACTCAGAGAAGATGAGAGTATCAGTGGCAACGCTCAGTGAGCCAGAGCCAGAGCGAGAGATTGGACCTGTGGATTGCTTGATAGACGAGAAGAGGCCGAGGTTGTATAGAAATGTGAAGAACTATGGAGCCATAAACTATGAGTGCTATCAGCAAGGGAAGATAGCTCTTGAAACAGTGAAGATTTAA
- the LOC122305204 gene encoding codeine O-demethylase-like isoform X1: protein MALSSVEAIALMSKSVEEMSIKGEEPPLEFIVKDSTFGSIESSLSLVSIPIINISLFSSPSSSHLDPKQVEDELDKLRSALSSAGCFQAIGHGISSSLLDKVREVTKQFFALPMEEKQKYARAVNEGEGYGHDVVVSEKQILDWSYRLALNVFPEDQRRLELWPRNPTHFGFMIFSCREIFHEYGTRIKSVMELLYKAMAKSLKLEEDSFSKQFGERAMMQTRFNYYPPCSRPDQVLGLKPHTDKSGITVLLQDGEVEGLQVFIEDRWVRIPSIPDALLVNLGDQMQIMSNGIFKSPVHRVVTNSEKMRVSVATLSEPEPEREIGPVDCLIDEKRPRLYRNVKNYGAINYECYQQGKIALETVKI, encoded by the exons ATGGCTCTCTCTTCTGTTGAAGCGATTGCCCTCATGTCCAAGAGTGTTGAAGAAATGTCGATCAAGGGCGAAGAACCCCCTCTTGAGTTCATCGTCAAAGATTCCACCTTTGGATCTATTGAGTCTTCTCTATCCTTGGTTTCCATTCCCATCATCAATATCAGCCTCTTCTCTTCCCCATCTTCGTCACATCTTGATCCCAAACAAGTTGAGGATGAACTTGACAAACTCAGATCAGCTCTGAGCTCTGCGGGATGCTTCCAG GCAATTGGTCATGGGATTTCAAGTTCATTGCTTGACAAAGTACGCGAAGTTACAAAACAATTCTTCGCTCTACCAATGGAAGAAAAGCAGAAGTATGCCCGAGCAGTGAACGAGGGTGAAGGGTATGGACATGATGTTGTAGTGTCAGAAAAGCAAATTCTTGACTGGTCCTATCGCCTTGCTCTCAATGTATTTCCGGAAGACCAAAGAAGGCTTGAGCTTTGGCCCCGAAACCCAACTCACTTTGG ATTTATGATATTTTCTTGCAGAGAGATCTTTCATGAATATGGAACAAGGATAAAGTCTGTGATGGAGCTTCTGTACAAGGCCATGGCAAAGTCATTGAAGTTGGAAGAGGATAGCTTCTCAAAACAATTTGGAGAGCGTGCAATGATGCAAACCAGGTTTAACTACTATCCACCTTGTTCCAGACCCGATCAGGTTCTTGGCCTCAAACCTCATACAGATAAGTCAGGAATTACAGTGCTCTTGCAAGATGGAGAAGTAGAAGGTCTTCAAGTTTTCATAGAAGATAGATGGGTTAGAATCCCTTCAATCCCCGATGCTCTTCTTGTGAACCTCGGTGATCAAATGCAG ATAATGAGCAACGGGATATTCAAGAGTCCAGTGCACAGGGTTGTGACCAACTCAGAGAAGATGAGAGTATCAGTGGCAACGCTCAGTGAGCCAGAGCCAGAGCGAGAGATTGGACCTGTGGATTGCTTGATAGACGAGAAGAGGCCGAGGTTGTATAGAAATGTGAAGAACTATGGAGCCATAAACTATGAGTGCTATCAGCAAGGGAAGATAGCTCTTGAAACAGTGAAGATTTAA
- the LOC122305203 gene encoding arogenate dehydrogenase 1, chloroplastic: MKLNEPFCVPAACLLSIESALSSRLSPAMLSLHPLHQHAPSVLSIRPKASLPFCPLRHSITFNNQAAIFSPRRRRELYVRALDAAQPFDYESKLAAAHFHSSQHLKIAIIGFGNFGQFLATTLVRQGHTVLAHSRSDYSDAAKSLGVSFFSNPHDLCEEHPEVILLCTSVISIEWVLSSLPLQRLKRSTLFVDVLSVKEFPRDILLELLPADFDVICSHPMFGPQSARHNWKGRAFVYEKVRIGNEESRISRCEKFLDIFAREGCRMVEMCCEEHDKHAAGSQFITHTVGRVLELFNLESTAINTKGYEALLDLVENTAEDSFDLYYALFMYNKSALEMLERLDLAFEALRNELFDRLHNVVRKQLFEKVQNSQDSYTWPQNGAALSSSALVVRSQDNAQPYEYKGQISDRFDDNLKLKIAIVGFGNFGQFLAKTIVCQGHTVLAYSRSDYSDIAKKLGVSYFSDADDLCEEHPEVILLCTSILSTEKVLKSLPLQRLKRSTLFVDVLSVKEFPRSLFLQNLPPYFDVLCTHPMFGPESGKNGWNGLSFVYDRVRVGSQESRVSRCDRFLDIFAREGCRMVEMSCAEHDQHAAGSQFITHTMGRVLEKLGLESTPINTKGYETLLSLVENTAGDSFDLYYGLFMYNVNAMEQLERLDHSFESLKKQLFGRLHGVLRKQLFENAEKLQISWER, translated from the exons ATGAAGCTGAACGAGCCTTTCTGTGTGCCTGCGGCCTGTCTCTTGTCAATTGAGTCGGCACTGTCGTCTCGCTTATCTCCAGCAATGCTCTCTCTCCACCCTTTACACCAGCATGCACCTTCAGTACTCTCAATACGGCCCAAAGCTTCTCTCCCTTTCTGCCCTCTGCGCCACTCTATCACTTTCAACAACCAAGCTGCCATCTTCTCTCCTCGCCGTCGTCGAGAACTCTACGTACGAGCCCTCGACGCTGCTCAGCCGTTTGACTATGAATCCAAGCTCGCCGCTGCTCATTTCCACTCCAGCCAGCATCTCAAGATTGCCATCATTGGCTTCGGAAACTTCGGGCAGTTCCTGGCAACTACACTCGTCCGCCAAGGCCACACCGTACTCGCCCACTCCCGCTCTGACTACTCCGACGCCGCCAAGTCCCTGGGCGTTTCCttcttttccaacccccacgaCCTTTGCGAAGAACACCCAGAAGTCATTCTGCTCTGTACCTCTGTAATCTCCATCGAATGGGTCCTCAGCTCCCTCCCTCTCCAACGACTCAAGCGTAGCACCTTGTTCGTCGACGTTCTTTCTGTCAAGGAGTTTCCCAGAGACATACTTCTCGAACTTTTGCCCGCCGATTTCGATGTGATTTGCTCCCATCCAATGTTCGGACCCCAAAGCGCTAGACACAACTGGAAGGGACGTGCCTTTGTTTACGAAAAGGTTCGAATTGGCAACGAAGAATCGAGGATTTCGCGGTGCGAGAAGTTCCTCGATATTTTCGCGAGAGAAGGGTGTAGAATGGTGGAGATGTGCTGCGAGGAGCACGACAAGCACGCGGCAGGATCGCAGTTTATTACCCATACGGTTGGTAGGGTCTTGGAGCTGTTCAACTTGGAGTCCACGGCGATTAATACAAAGGGGTATGAGGCCTTGTTGGATTTGGTTGAGAACACGGCCGAGGACAGCTTTGATTTGTATTACGCGCTTTTTATGTACAATAAGAGCGCTTTGGAGATGTTGGAGAGGTTGGATTTGGCTTTCGAGGCGTTGAGGAATGAGCTCTTCGACCGGTTGCATAATGTGGTGAGGAAACAATTGTTTGAGAAGGTGCAGAATTCGCAGGACAGTTACACTTGGCCTCAAAATGGTGCTGCATTGTCTTCTTCTGCATTGGTTGTGAG GTCTCAGGATAATGCTCAACCATACGAGTACAAAGGGCAGATCTCTGACCGCTTCGATGACAACTTGAAACTAAAAATTGCAATAGTTGGATTTGGAAACTTTGGTCAGTTCCTTGCAAAGACCATTGTATGCCAAGGACACACGGTTTTGGCGTATTCTAGATCGGACTACTCTGATATAGCTAAAAAATTAGGGGTTTCTTACTTCTCTGATGCAGATGATCTTTGTGAAGAGCATCCAGAAGTGATTCTTCTTTGTACTTCCATTCTTTCTACTGAGAAAGTTCTGAAGTCATTGCCGCTTCAAAGATTGAAAAGGAGTACTCTGTTTGTGGATGTACTTTCTGTGAAAGAATTTCCAAGAAGTTTGTTTCTTCAAAATCTGCCACCATATTTTGATGTTCTCTGCACACATCCCATGTTTGGACCTGAGAGTGGTAAAAATGGGTGGAATggtctttcttttgtttatgaTAGGGTTAGGGTTGGAAGTCAGGAATCAAGAGTTTCACGGTGCGACCggtttcttgatatttttgcaCGAGAAGGGTGCCGAATGGTGGAAATGTCTTGTGCAGAGCATGATCAGCATGCGGCAGGGTCACAGTTCATCACTCACACAATGGGAAGGGTTTTGGAAAAGTTAGGGTTGGAGTCAACACCAATTAACACAAAGGGTTATGAGACACTGTTGAGTTTGGTGGAGAATACTGCAGGGGATAGCTTTGACCTTTACTATGGCTTGTTCATGTACAATGTAAATGCGATGGAACAGCTAGAGAGGTTGGACCATTCTTTTGAATCATTGAAGAAGCAGCTCTTTGGGCGGTTACATGGTGTTCTTCGGAAGCAACTGTTTGAGAATGCAGAGAAGCTCCAAATTTCGTGGGAAAGATGA